The nucleotide window TTAAGTTTTCTATTATATTCTGCTTTTAAATCATCAACCTCTCTTTCCTTCTTTTCTATTACTTCTTCATTTTCTACAATATTCTTCTTGCTCTCCTCTATATTTTGAATAATTTCATCAACTTCAACTTTTTCCTTACTTAACATATTACGGGCACTATCTATTATTTCATCATTTAAACCTAATCTATTAGCAATTTCAAAAGCATTACTACGTCCTGGTAATCCCATTTGTAATTTATAAGTCGGCTGTAAAGTTTCAATATCAAATTCAACTGAAGCATTTTCTACCCCATCTTTTTGATAAGCAAATGTTTTTAGCTGACTATAATGGGTAGTAGCAATAGTATCAACTCCTGCTCTTTCATGTAATTCTTCTAAAATAGCCTTTCCCAAAGCAGCACCTTCAGTAGGATCTGTACCTGCTCCTATCTCATCCATTAAAACTAAAGTATTCTCTTTAGCATATTCTAAAATTTCTATAATCCTAGTCATATGTGAGGAAAAAGTACTCAAATTCTGTTCAATACTCTGTTCATCACCTATATCACCATAAATTTGGTTGAAAATAGCTAACTTTGAGCCAGATAAAGCTGGAATATGTAATCCAGACTGTGCCATTAAAGTAAGTAAACCTACAGTCTTTAAAGTTACAGTCTTACCTCCTGTATTAGGACCAGTAATAACTAAAGTACTGGCTTCTTCACCTAATTGAATGTCAATAGGCACTACCTCTTCTGGCTCAATTAGAGGATGTCTTGCTTTTTGCAAGTTAATAAACTGGTCTTGATTTAATAAAGGCTCTGAACCATCTATTTGTTGACTATACTTAGCTTTAGTAAATATAAAATCTATAAAAGCTACACGTTTTAATGTTTCTTTAATCCTTTCTAATTCATCCTTAACTTTTAATGTCATTTCTTTCAATATCCGATAAACTTCTTCCTCTTCTGCTGACATTAAACTTCGTAATTTGTTATTTAACTTAACAACAGCCATAGGTTCAATAAAGACTGTCTGACGACTTGCTGATTGGTCATGAACTATTCCTGAAACCTTATTTTGAAACTGACTCTTAATAGGAATTACATATCTTTTATCTCTAATAGTTATTAACGAATCCTGAATAAACTTCTCATATTTCCGAGAACTCAAAATAGAATTAAGCTTATCTTTAATTTTCTGACTATGGTTAGTAATCTGTCTTCGTATATTCTTTAATTTATTGCTAGCACTATCTAAAACATTTCCTTGATTATCAAATGACTTTTTAATATCCCGCTCCAAAGGTTTAAAATTTTCAATCTGCACTCCATACTTAACAACATCTTCATACTCATTTTCTTCATCTTCTAAGGTAAGAAGGTATTTTTTTAATTTACGACTACTTTCTAAAGTAATAGCTATATTAAATAAACTCTTCCCATCTAAAACTATCTCTTTACTAACTTTTTTTAATGATTCTCTAACATCTTGAATTCCACCTAATGGAACCCCAGACTCTCTATTCAAAATCTTCTTAGCAGCAGTAACTTCTGCTTGACGTTCTTGAATATATTCTAAATTCCTAACTGGCTTAAGTTGTTCAATTAATTTTTTACCTAGCTTAGAAGCACTATGCTTAATTAGTCGTGCTTTAATCTTATCGAATTCTAAGATATCTAATACATGTTCTCTCAAAACCTACTATCCCTCCTGTAATTATCTTTCAATTCTAATTAAACCAGAACAAGGAACTACTTCTATATCATTTTGCTGCAGTTTATCAAGAAAAAGATTCATTCCTATAGAATCACTAGCAATATGACCAGCAATTATTACATTAATATGATTCTCTTCTGCTTTCTCACGATGTTCTTCACCAATATGCATACATACTAATGTCCCTACTCCGGCTTGAGATAAATTTTCAAAGGCCTCTTTAGAACCTCCAGTACCACCTGTCATATCTACTACTACTTTTCCAGTACGTCTTTCTTCACTTCCTACAACTACTTTAGGTCCAGCTTTTACACCAACTGCTTCTTTATATTCTGGAATATCTTTTAATAATTTCACTACGTCTTCTACTCTTTCAGGATCTTTTTCATCAATCTTTTCTTGTAAAAAGCTAGTTACTAAATTATCAGCTGGAGTATGAACACACATTAAAGGAATATCAAAAATTCTAGCTGCATCTCTAGCCTTATTATGATTTAGTGGCATTATACCACGTTCTACTTCGCTAATTCTTTCTGCCATGATTCCTTCCGCAACATTAATTGGCACCCCATGTTTATGCAAAATATCTTCTTGCATATGCATTACCTGATATAAAGCTGCTAACGCTTTTCCTTCTGGATGATGAGCCATTACTAAATCTACTTTTTCACCCTCACCTTTTTCATTTAATCTATCAGCAATTAAAACTTCACCTACATCAATATCGACTCCAACTAAAATTTTATTTACTTCCCTATCAGAATCTCCATATAATATTCGTGTGTCAGAATAAGGATTCTCTAATTTTTCTGTATCGAACTCTTCTTTTTCATCCTCATCCATCTTGTTATACTTCTCTTTTAATCTATCCAAATCTTCTTGCACTTTATCTTCACCACGTAAATCAGCTTTAATTCCAGTTTCAATTGCTAATTCATATATTTCTTTTAACTTCATAATTAAACGCCTCCTTGGATTATTATATCTTTTTAATTATAATTACCTAATTAATTGTAATAATTCAGTTAATGAATAAGTATTTATTACTTCCTTAGGTTCAATCCAACCTTTTCTAGCATTGTAAACTCCAAATTTAATATTATCTAACTGCTGAGTATTATGAGCATCTGTATTAATCACTATTTTAGCTCCGGCTTCTTTTGCCAAACGTAAATGTTCACTACTTAAATCTAACCTTTGTGGAGATGCATTAATCTCTAAAATCGTCTCTGTTTCTACTGCCTTTTCTATTACTTTTTCAATATCAACAGCATAAGGACCCCGTTTCCCTAATAATCTACCTGTTGGATGACCTAAAATATTGACTTCTTTATGCTCCATAGCTCTTAAAATACGATTAGTCATCTCTTCCTTCGAATTATTGAAACCTGAGTGAATAGAAGCAACCACTATATCTAATTCTGATAATAGTTTAGAATCATAGTCTAATTGCCCATCATTTAAAATATCTACTTCGCATCCTTTTAAGACTCGAAAATCATTCAAGACTTCATTAATCTTATCTATTTCATCAATCTGTTTTTTTAATTCATCTATCTGTAAGCCACCAGCTACTCCTAATGACTTAGAATGATCACAAACAGCTAAGTA belongs to Selenihalanaerobacter shriftii and includes:
- a CDS encoding endonuclease MutS2 — protein: MREHVLDILEFDKIKARLIKHSASKLGKKLIEQLKPVRNLEYIQERQAEVTAAKKILNRESGVPLGGIQDVRESLKKVSKEIVLDGKSLFNIAITLESSRKLKKYLLTLEDEENEYEDVVKYGVQIENFKPLERDIKKSFDNQGNVLDSASNKLKNIRRQITNHSQKIKDKLNSILSSRKYEKFIQDSLITIRDKRYVIPIKSQFQNKVSGIVHDQSASRQTVFIEPMAVVKLNNKLRSLMSAEEEEVYRILKEMTLKVKDELERIKETLKRVAFIDFIFTKAKYSQQIDGSEPLLNQDQFINLQKARHPLIEPEEVVPIDIQLGEEASTLVITGPNTGGKTVTLKTVGLLTLMAQSGLHIPALSGSKLAIFNQIYGDIGDEQSIEQNLSTFSSHMTRIIEILEYAKENTLVLMDEIGAGTDPTEGAALGKAILEELHERAGVDTIATTHYSQLKTFAYQKDGVENASVEFDIETLQPTYKLQMGLPGRSNAFEIANRLGLNDEIIDSARNMLSKEKVEVDEIIQNIEESKKNIVENEEVIEKKEREVDDLKAEYNRKLKKLKKLEKEIKSEAYSEAEEIITEAKEDANKVIDDFKQKVEVDHKDVDRTKSKLDRYRHQLSNKRKEMEEGLEEEELGLAPKDLQVGDKVRIKNLNKEGEVIEILPNKNEALVQSGPIKVNIKVSRLEKIKEGAKKDKFVNRNNSVNKIRGKKSRQISPKLDLRGLRAVEAKGKLDKYLDDAYLAGVSEAEIIHGKGTGVLREVVHDLLEEHPQIEDYRIGNENEGGLGVTIVKL
- a CDS encoding Nif3-like dinuclear metal center hexameric protein: MKLKEIYELAIETGIKADLRGEDKVQEDLDRLKEKYNKMDEDEKEEFDTEKLENPYSDTRILYGDSDREVNKILVGVDIDVGEVLIADRLNEKGEGEKVDLVMAHHPEGKALAALYQVMHMQEDILHKHGVPINVAEGIMAERISEVERGIMPLNHNKARDAARIFDIPLMCVHTPADNLVTSFLQEKIDEKDPERVEDVVKLLKDIPEYKEAVGVKAGPKVVVGSEERRTGKVVVDMTGGTGGSKEAFENLSQAGVGTLVCMHIGEEHREKAEENHINVIIAGHIASDSIGMNLFLDKLQQNDIEVVPCSGLIRIER